GCAGGGGCCATCGAACTCCGGTCGTCGAGCATCGGGTACACCAGCAGCTGAAATGCCGGTGCGACGTCGCCGCGATCGCGAGCGAGCAGAGCCAGCGCCGCCGCGAGGCCGCCGCCGGCACTGGCACCGCCGATCGCCACCCGCGCGCGGTCCACCGCGGGCAGGCCGGCCAGCCACGTCATGGCGGAGTAGCAGTCCTCAAGCGGCGCCGGATACGGATGTTCGGGCGCCAGCCGGTATTCCACCGACGCGACGGTGATGCCCAGTCTGCTACTGAACTGGCGGCAGAGCCGGTCGTCGCTTTGCGCGGTGCCCATTACGTATCCGCCGCCGTGAATCCACAGCAGCGCGGGCGTTGGTTCGGTGACGCCCGCGGGCCGGTACAGCCGGACGCCGACCCCGGATTCCAGGGTGAGCACCTCGATATCGGCGGGTGTGCGGGATGTTCGACGCCCCATCACCGCGGTTAGGGCCCGCACGAGTGGCAGGGTCCGAGGACCGACCAGTTGTCGGGGGGTGACTACGGCGATGCGCCGCAGGTCTGGGTGGACATCGTTGCCGGACATCGGTCCAGTATGCGTGGTCGCCGTTTCGCCCCGTCGGCACGTTTCTTTTGGCAGGGTTTCTTGGCAAGCTTCGGTTTGTCCATCAAGGGATGGGGTGGTGGCCTGATGAGTGATCCAGCAGACGGCCCGGAAACCGAGAACGGCTTCGGCTTTCCCACCGGGCTATGGCGCTGGGCCCAGCGCCATAGCCCGCCGGGTTTGCAACGTCTGACCCAGTTTCGCAGCCCGCTGCGTGGTCCGTGGCTGACGTCGGTCTTCGGTTTGGTGCTGTTGGTGACGTTGCCGATCGTCATCGTCACCGGGCTACTTTCCTACGTCGCCTATGCGCCGCAGCTGGGTCAGGCCATCCCCGGCGACGTCGGCTGGCTGCGGCTACCCAGCTTCACCTGGCCGACCCGTCCGTCCTGGCTGTACCGGTTGACCCAGGGGCTGCATGTGGGGCTGGGGCTGGTACTCATTCCCGTGGTGCTGGCCAAGCTATGGTCGGTAATCCCGCGGCTGTTCGTGTGGCCGCCGGCACGCTCGATCGCCCAGTTGCTGGAACGGCTGTCGGTGCTGATGTTGGTCGGCGGGATCCTGTTCCAGATCGTCACCGGTGTGCTCAACATCCAGTACGACTACATCTTCGGGTTCAGCTTCTACACCGGCCACTATTTCGGGGCCTGGGTCTTTATCGCCGGTTTTCTGCTGCATATTGCGGTCAAGATCCCACGGATGGTCACCGGGTTGCGGTCGGTGCCGATGCGAGAGGTGTTGCGCACCAACGTGGCCGACACTCGCCCGCAGCCGCGTGACCCGGACGGCTTGGTAGCGGCCCACCCCGGTGAGCCGACGCTGAGCCGCCGCGGTGCCCTGGGATTGGTCGGTGCCGGTGTGCTGTTGATCGGCGTACTGACGGTTGGGCAAACCCTCGGCGGTATCACCCGCCGGGCCGCGCTGCTGCTGCCACGGGGTCGCGTCGCCAGCCCGGGCGACTTCCCGATCAACAAGACCGCCGCCGCCGCCGGGGTCAGACCGGCGGCCACCGGCCCGGGCTGGCGGTTGGTGCTGCGTGGCGGGCCTTCGGAGGTGGTGCTGGACCGTGCCGCGCTGGCCGGCTTGCCGCAACACACCGCCCGGTTGCCCCTCGCCTGCGTCGAGGGGTGGTCGGCCGTCCGCACCTGGGGTGGCGTGCCGCTGGCCGAGTTGGCCCTGTTGGCGGGTGTGCCGGCGGCGAGCTCGGCTCATGTCACGTCGCTGCAGCGTGGCGGGGCCTTCGGCGAGGCAAAGTTGGCGGCGAATCAGATCGCTGATCCCGATGCGCTGCTGGCGCTGCGGGTCGACGGGGCCGACCTGTCGTTGGACCACGGCTATCCCGCCCGGGTCATTGTTCCGGCCCTGCCCGGTGTGCACAACACCAAATGGGTCGCGGCCATCGAATTCCACAAGGGGTGAAATGCCCAGTATTCCAACGCTTTTCAAGGCTTCCTACGGGTCGGGTCCAATGCACCTGTTGGCGATGGTGTCCGGTTTCGCCCTGCTGGGCTACATCTTGGCCACCGTCAGGCCGTCGGAGCTGTGGAACCAGGGCACCTGGTGGCAGTCGATTGCCGTCTGGTTCGTGGCCGCGGTCGTCGCCCACGACCTGGTGCTGTTCCCGCTCTACGCGCTGGCCGACCGGATCCTGACCATGCGGGTCGGCCGGCGCGACGGCTCGGCGGCCCGCCGCCACCCAGAAGTACCGGCGCGAAACTACATTCGGATTCCAGCGCTGGCGGCCGGTTTGACGCTGGTGGTTTTTCTCCCCGGCATCATCAAGCAGGGTGCGCCGAAGTACCTGGAGGCGACCGGACAGACCCAGGACCCGTTTCTGGGCAGGTGGCTGCTGCTCACCGCGGTCCTGTTCGGGATCAGTGCGATCGCCTACTCCATCCGCCTTGTCGTCGCGCGCAGGCGCGGCGGGGATGAACAGGGTGTTCACAGGGGTGGTGCCACCGACGAGGGGTAGGCTCCCCCCATGAGGCAGCGACGCATTACCGGGCCAACTAATGCACCCTGCATCAGATGGTTCCTTCGTGCTCGCCCTGCTGACTATTTGCTGGCCCTGAGCGTTGCGGGCGCTTCGTTACCGGTGGTAGGCAAGCACCTCGAGCCGCTCGGCGCCATTACCGCCCTCGGTGTC
The nucleotide sequence above comes from Mycobacterium decipiens. Encoded proteins:
- a CDS encoding alpha/beta hydrolase, with amino-acid sequence MSGNDVHPDLRRIAVVTPRQLVGPRTLPLVRALTAVMGRRTSRTPADIEVLTLESGVGVRLYRPAGVTEPTPALLWIHGGGYVMGTAQSDDRLCRQFSSRLGITVASVEYRLAPEHPYPAPLEDCYSAMTWLAGLPAVDRARVAIGGASAGGGLAAALALLARDRGDVAPAFQLLVYPMLDDRSSMAPAANPHYRLWNARSNRFGWTAYLGDADPGVAVPGRRDDLAGLPPAWIGVGTNDLFYDEDLAYAKRLTGAGVPCQVEVVEGAFHGFDLVAPNVALSQRFFTSQCDSLRAALAPPG
- a CDS encoding molybdopterin-dependent oxidoreductase, with the protein product MSDPADGPETENGFGFPTGLWRWAQRHSPPGLQRLTQFRSPLRGPWLTSVFGLVLLVTLPIVIVTGLLSYVAYAPQLGQAIPGDVGWLRLPSFTWPTRPSWLYRLTQGLHVGLGLVLIPVVLAKLWSVIPRLFVWPPARSIAQLLERLSVLMLVGGILFQIVTGVLNIQYDYIFGFSFYTGHYFGAWVFIAGFLLHIAVKIPRMVTGLRSVPMREVLRTNVADTRPQPRDPDGLVAAHPGEPTLSRRGALGLVGAGVLLIGVLTVGQTLGGITRRAALLLPRGRVASPGDFPINKTAAAAGVRPAATGPGWRLVLRGGPSEVVLDRAALAGLPQHTARLPLACVEGWSAVRTWGGVPLAELALLAGVPAASSAHVTSLQRGGAFGEAKLAANQIADPDALLALRVDGADLSLDHGYPARVIVPALPGVHNTKWVAAIEFHKG